tacgtcatggaaattttcctgacttagttcaagatggcatcttaaagtctgaatagcttatctgttgtttatactaagacgtaagtgcacagtcgtgggagattcccggatttggggaagttccattaacttggggttaccacagtatattgtgtactgaaagagtcgtagcatagccttgaagcttgtttatgcattattgttattgtaattcgtctgggacaaaatggcgcaaacattatgcactgaggttattgcttaaccccttaaggaccaaacttctggaataaaagggaatcatgacatgtcacacatgtcatgtgtccttaaggggttaaagaaacatctatgaaaaacaatatgttccatttctaacaccatgtcaacttgcaatatctcttaaagacaaagtacacagtttaagtttcattctaaaacttgtaatatttgcatttgcccataacaggagGAACGCAGCCGCCGCACCGGAATTTGTCCCTCGGCGACCACCTGCAAACCCATATGCGGCAGCCACTACATGAACTGGAGCTCGGTGCTGTGGGACTCACTTtagggcatgccccccaccgtcgACCATTTGCATAAGACTCTACACATGTTACAGTTGAGAACATTTTAAGTGTTAATTTTGCAACTacggaaatagtttatttttatttttcttcttcttcactaACCTCACCAGAATGTGCCTAATAACTTCCTGCCCACGCATATGTTGACACACGCTGTGCACACAATCTCTTACAGCTTAAAGGCTTCTTAGGCAATACCACATATACACTAGACCCGCTTCAGCTACAATGAGCCCCCGAGCACTGGCATTGGCTGCTAAAGGACCACCATTGCAGGTTTGGTCTTCAGCAGCATTAGGCTGTGTCCCTTTTGACCGTCACTGAATACCTACCACACTGGGCTGACCATTATACCTTAGCAGCAACACCTCCTACACTCACTGTACTCCTAAACAAGTTAAAACGTATTAAATCTTGGACATATTCCAGGAGCACCCACACTATTACAGGCAACCAAAGGCACTTTCACGCCATTTATCTATGGCCCCCCCTGAGCTTCCCCTCGGGGTTACAGGCGCCACCTGACCgacacaaggggacactaaaCTACTCGCTATAGACAGAAACAGGGTAGACAGAACGCAAGGGCCACCAGCTCATCTTAGGGTTATACAGCAGGGCCCACACTACGCAGTACAGCTCCCTTCAGCATAGAACAAATATCATGCACGCCCATGCATAGCGAATCATTATGTTCCATGACCGAGCTTTAGGTTATCTATGATATGCTGACAACTACTGCCCCCCACAGCCACATCAGCTTCACCCATCATATGCCGCAGCTAAGCGCCCTGCGAATATTATTCTCACATTGTTTCAATGGCATATGTCCAACGATGGACAACTTAATTAATGCCAATGTTATGTTTAGCTTATTCCATCGTTTTAATGTTTTCAGTTTTGCGAGAGATAACCTAGAGAAAACACTCTCACTTGATAGTTAGCTGGTTTCTGCTTATTTTCAGTAGACATACTCGATGACCATGTATTCACTTACATCcacaaaaatgtgcaagaaatctgTATACCATGACACTGTTACCTCATGTATGCTTAAATTGGGCTTGTACCGCTGTCGTGGCGCAACAAGCCTGCTTTGTTCAtgatttgcacaataaaataaagattgacaaaaaaataataataaaatcttgGATTGTGGATGTCACCTTTACCACTATATGTAGACAAGGAAGACATTGTAGATACGGACTGCATGTGAAGTATGTGGCAACGTGCTTCAGCGGTTCATAACATAATCTCCTTAGTGATTACATTGAATAGAAATATTTCACTTGCTCTAAATTCCTTAAGACGGACATTTAAAAATCGCGTCCCATGAAATCCTGCCATGCAAGAACAAAGTCCAATTTGGTATCagaaatattctttatttataaaggaAAGTAGAAAAAGCAACAAATAAACAACATTCTTTAAGGAGCATTGACCCTTGGTGACATTCAGTGTATATATGGGCTTTTTATGGCTCAGATTGTGATGGTAGCATGGAATCTCAGTAGCCTCCAAAGGGTTaatatcagtttttttttggttttttattaACTCTTTACTTCAACATATCATACATTTACCTCAAacgatataaaaatataaaaagattatCCACTAGAAGGCCATCAATACCAGATTACATTGCGATTGATTTGTATTATTCACCATTTTAAGAGATTTCCGGTGTAGCATTTCCCAACATGCACCTGGCCTGTCCCCAACAACAGGAAATGCTGTATGAGGTAGGTGTGACCTGTAATTCCCAATGCATAATTAATTACAAAAACAGATAGGTAATTAACAATAATTActaaaacaaaatctaaaattGATTATACAAACAGGACTTTTTTAGCCTGAGATTAAAGCATTTCCTGCCCTCAAAACAGGCCAACCCAAAGGGACAATGTGACAGGCCTATAGGTTAGAGTAAAATTATGCTAAACAGGTTAAAATTCACCCAGAAAGTGCCGTTCACCAACAGCGTTCCTTTCAAGCTACTTTGAaacatttaattctttaattGGTGGAGAAGGATTTTGTGATGTCACAGCATGCACCTTTTGTTCCTATGTAAACCGCACAGGACCCTGTCCAATGAATCCTTTTTCAGTGATTTAGCACTCATTAAAAAATACTTATTGGGAACAGCATTTGATACAGCTGCCAGTTAGAAGAACACGCTTAGCTGAGTGCTTAGAATACAATGTCTGTTGTGGACAACAAGCAAACACAAAATGGGATGTATACCTGGCTATTCACATAAAACCAGGAGGTCTAGCAGTTTGAATTTACTTCTATTATTTGACCAAAATATCCGACATTAAATTGTCCCTTGGTAATGTTGGTCAATTCATTCACTCGTTTTCATTCATaagagcacacacaaaaaaaaaattagataaataacATTCAAAAATTGCAATATTTTACCGATAAAACACTAACTCTCCatagaagaaaaataaagataataaaatttAGTTTTCACAATCCGATTCAGTTTGCAAGTTTGGTCTTGGTTGAAAAATCAGCACCGAGTTTTCGCATCACTTCGGCGTGACTCATGCCAGCCATTTCTTTCTTTGCAGACCCATAATTCTCTTTGACAAACTTGGCGAACGGAGTGAGTTGGCTGCAGGCAGGAGAGCCGTCTTTTCGCGTAGAACCCATCAAGACCAGTTTCCCCTTACATAAGGCACAGACAAACTTCTCTGTATCTAAAGACTTGGAATGCCGTCCGATCcttcagggaaaaaaaaaaaaaaatacaaaataaacaaaacgtTTTTTAAGAATGAAACTTGCAACATTAGGACTTAAAATCAGTTAGCAGTAGAAATTAGCACTTATATATGAAGCTTATTACACCTCCTCGTTTGTAATACAGCcgaacctgttacttcctggcagCTTAGCTCTGGGGAGCCATAGTCAAGAGGCAGGACATGGCCTATAGCACTTTCCTTGTAAAGGCCTCTCTGAGTTTTAATGCGACTCGttaagaagtctgtgattggacagaaacAGAATgtctggggaagaaggggagggcttgaagTAGCTGCAGATACTGGATCTGCAGCTATTGTGAGTTATTTCATATACTCCCAAAGCAATGGGATATgggtatatctgctaaattgCTACTTTTTTGAGCTTCAGAAAATGCCAATATGTGCATTTCTTTTAGATATTTGAGGAAATTCTTTGAAAAGCTCCATATTTTATGCTGTTTCCTTTCTTACCCTTTCTTAGCATACCAGTTTCCATTAGATGATTATAAGAAGTTCAAGGGTAATAATGAAAACTAAAGAAAGAAACACTCACGTATTTTTGCAGCGAGAACACTCATAAGTATACTTGTAGTTTATTTCGTAAGAGTGACATCGGGTAACCATTGGCAGCTCTGGGTGAATATGTGTGGCTTTCCCCGCGTAAAATCTCCAGAATTGTCCATGTCCATCTCGGACTCCGTTTATCAACCAGGTGGCCGCATGACATATTTCATGGATTAAAGTGTCTCGAAGTCGATCTGATCAAGAATAGAAATCAGAAGCCCCCCTTAAAACATTCAACTTTGCGATAAGAAAAACTCTTTTAAATTatagtactttttatttttttcccccaagcaACAGACACAACAACGCTTACCCGCAGAATCACAAACTTTCTCTGACAGCTCAATCCTGGCATAGCGATGTAAAGCAGGGATTTTCTTCTGCCCAGTTACACAGTAACCAGCAGTTTTGCGCATCTTTTTATTCCATACTATTTCCATGTTCACTGGTAACTGAAACACAATACAAAAGGCAACTGCTGAtcttctataaaataaaaaaaatagtataggGAAACAGAAAAAGCACTCTGATAAAAAAGAGATTGCagcaaaaaaaattcaatatatcGGAGCGCTTCCGTCTGGTGGAGTTGCGATATTAGCTGCTCGAGTGCCGTTTGTCTTACCCAGTCAAAACTCAGCTCCGCCCACCTCGATGCGTATTACGTCACCAGACAGAAGCTGCAGAGACTTCAGATCCACATGGGTAACCCCCATTGTCACTGAGCGCGGCTGTGAATAACGGGTACATGTACCGTCATACTCAGCACTTTATCTTGTAAGCGGCAGCATGCTTGCACTTTGTTTTGTGATAGTTCATTTACACTTCTATCAAGATCTTTTAACTTTTTGTctgaataaaattttaattttaacataAGCTTACCAGCTATTATATTGGATTTGACTATATTCTGATCACCTAAACATCGCACCACTTCTTATTGATTATAACTCTGGAATCGGAGAAGcaccttcaatttttttttctctttcatcagtgatttttttttttacggcagTATGATGGATTTCCATAATTTTAGATCATCTGTTCTGATAGGTGCCAATTTTTTCTGTAGTGGTGCAGTAGGAGAAGCACAGGCTACAGTCTATCAGTCCGTTCTCTACCTGAATGCTTGATTAGTTTGCATCCCTGAGTACAATTATTTTGACCAAAGTTATAGTTAAACATCAAATGAGTtttagtttaaaggaccactataggcacccagaccacttcagctcaatgaagtggtctgggtgcctggtccctctagttttaaccctgcagctgtaaacatggcagtttcagagaaactcccATGTTAACAttgtgggttaatccagcctctagtagctgtctcactgacagccactagaggctgcttccgcgattctcactgtgaaaatcacagagagaagacgctgacgtccataggaaagcattgagtaatgctttcctatgggcggtttgaatgcacgcgcagctcttgtcgtgcatgcgcattcggcgctgacgccagcaggaggaggagagttccccagtgccgagggagcccggcgctggagaaaggtaagtggctgaagggggggggggggggggggggggcataattaccctatagtgccaggaaaacgagtttgttttcctagcactatagtgctcctttaatgttaCACTGGGGATGTGgtaagtttgttgcagcaatcccATTCCTCGTTTTGTGTTTTGGTGTAAGTGCTTTTCTGATTTTTAGAAAACTATAAGCAGAATAACTTTTCTTGTTGTTTCACTAGCACAATGTACTGTTGAAGTAAGGGAGTAATCTAGAGGGGACTTTGGTGGAACATATAGAGATTATGGAAGGGACACAGTCATCCTCAAGATTGAAAACTAGATAAAATGCCAGAATATTTAGCAAACTCACCTTCTCGGCAAAAATAGTGCTGTTATACAGAGTATATAACCTCGCTGTCAACTGCTCTTTCTTTTGCTTGAAGCTTTTCGCATATAATGAATTTGGACACGAGAGCTCTTGAAGAAAACAGTCTGCTACCTTACATGAAGCTTTCCTGCAAAAGAAAAGGAAgaaggagataaaaccaaaacaaaaagaaaaacgtcGGTGATTAAAAGCCTACCTATTGATAATGACACATTTACACCTAAGCAAGTTTCAGCCGCCATCACTTTGCTCATCAATATAGAAACACAtgccttctcattgagctgcattgggaagtctgtgattggacagccacagaaagtctgggcgggattagaaggggagggcttgcaaaggcttcagacaagagatctgcagcttttacaagcagtTTTTAAGTATgccctaaatgaaaaaaaatgcataattaaatgcatgcaagttttcagtggagttatatctactaaatggtgatttttattttattaaatttgtgCAGTGTAGATCCCTTTTAAAGCTTAGGTCTAATTTGCAACATCCCTAAATGTGACAAACTGTACATACAAGTTTAATCTGAACTTATTAAACGCTAAAATGTGCGAGTATCTTGAGACGGCCTGGGGTTGGCGGAGCGGCCAAGCTTGGACTACCCGGGAACTGTCTCCATACTTGACTCAGATGGTCAGCATAGATATTGGGTgaaagccagccagccagctggGTGTGAGTCACGCAAGCCGAAGACTTGGCACAATGTAGCTGCATGCCACCTTCACTCGCGGAGATGCATCACCCTGGCTCTCGGCAATCATTGACTCTAAATATTTTGTTAAAGCCCGTTTTCTTTTACCAATATGTATAGCATATAGCATGCTCATTTCATACAGGCAAGCATAGCATTGCGTAATCATAAAGCTAAACTTCTTACCATGCATACAACACTGTCAGTAACTCACACAGTTTACAGATTAACGCTCGTGTCATTCAATTGAGCCTCACATGTCCAGCAGAGCATTCTATCCACATAAATGATTTGTCTCATAATTTGTGAAAGCACTATAAGCAGCTTAGGCTAATGCTACACCAAACCTGATAACTAGATAAGCGTATTGTAGCCAGATTCCTGCTGATTATGAATTATACAGTGCTCTTGAATGCCATAGACTTAGTTTAGACATGTATGATTAGTATACCTATGCCTCTGTTATGCCTGTTTACTCAAAgccagttataaaaaaataaaaagaggctGTCAATCTGCATTTTATTCGCGATGTTTAGGTCTGATCATCTGTTAtaactccattttttttttctgtacagtaACTTTGAaggcctcaataaaagaaagattgacagatTAAAATGTGCAAGTACacatgtcagtatttgtatcGAGATTAAGTCCGTTAAACAGTGACGTTTAAAGGGGAAttattacatacacactactgGAGCGCGGCTTCTCCACAGGTCGCAGGCTTCCTCTATCAGTTTTCTCTGGTAGGAAATAAGGACTGGAGGACGGAGCGCCCGTGAACGACTTTGGTCTCTGCACTTTAACATTCGTTGATTGGTTTGTCAAGTCAATGCAAGGAACCTTGGCTGGCTCTGTGACAAAAAGAAGCAATAATGTAATCCGATAAAATGAAAATACAGAGTAAAACATCCAATTATACAGCAACACGAGCAGTGGTCACAGGAGATGCCGCTGTCCTGGCTTCTCAGGGGCCTCACAAGGCTGAAGTTCCAATTCAACTGAAATGTCTACTGATGGTTtgccatgtatgtgtgtatcataATATATAGAATAATCTCATCTCTCACGTCATTCTTCTATCTTCATGCTTTAATCCATGTGGTTATCCGAGTCTTTTGCTATTCCATCATggtagtattatatatatatatatatatatatatatatatatatatatatatatatatatatatatatatatatatatatatatatatatatatatatatatatataaacatctgCTGTGTGTATCAAAGAGCTCAATAGCAGCAAAattcagagctccacagtaatttgAAAGGCAAAAGGGAATATTAAgtgagcaataaaactcacagtatggTGTGGGAATGAATAACAGAGCTTcacggcaataaaactcacagcatggTGTGGGAAtgaataacagagcttcacagcaataaaactcacagcatggAGTGGGAAtgaataacagagcttcacagcaataaaactcacagtatggAGTGGGAAtgaataacagagcttcacagcaataaaactcacagtatggTGTGGGAAtgaataacagagcttcacagcaataaaacccacAGTATGGTGTGGGAAtgaataacagagcttcacagcaataaaactcacagtatggTGTGGGAAtgaataacagagcttcacagcaataaaactcacagcatggTGTGGGAAtgaataacagagcttcacagcaacttTCAGCATGTATACGTTtagcacagagctccacagcaatataacgCACAGTAATGTGCTATGTAAATACACGTAtgacagagctccaaagcaattaaACTAATTTGCACTGTGTATGAGAATATCCAGGGCTCCAAAGCAATATCGCTCTGTAATGTTTTACCAGCAAGGAGTCCTGTGATGCTGTTTACCGTGCACCCCCTCTCGCTTTCTGCTGCCGGCATACAGTGAGGGGGACTCATCTTTACAAATTTCATTGCTCACTTCTCAGAGAGACTGTGCTGGGATAGGACATCACTTATATCCCAGCACTGGAGCGCAGTATGAGAGAGGGAACCAAATAGTAAAATGTTCCCCTAACCCCCTCGGCATCTCTGGGTGGCGTGTTGGGCATATACTGCAGGTGGACACCTTATAGAAGAAGTTGGGATAGTGAGAGTGAAGATCCCATGTTTCCCGACTGCACTCAGGATCCCCTGATACAGCAATGAAGTTTAGATATTAACATGCACATTAATTAGATATTAGGGCTTAGCGATGCCAATTAGAAGACTGTGGGCAGAATTCATGCCAGGATCGGCCCATGTTTCTAGTAAGGACCAAAATTGCTCTGCTTTATCAAGAACActagatataataaaaaatatagcgATAGGACTTTTGTTTTAGACTTTAAGATCCGCTTATAGTGGACATAAaacgcacacatacacaaaagTCATAATTGCACTTGAACTATTTGAAATATAGAAAGCAAAATAATATAACCCAACCTGTTGCAGGTGGATGGCGAAACACGGCTTTAGTTACTGTCGAACTTGGTGTCTGGCTCTTGGTTCGATTCTTGATACGTTCCACCAGGGATTCAAACTCCTCATCAGAACTAGAAGAATGGAATTTGggtattcctcctcctcctgcttTTCCCCCAGCATCTCTTCCTTCCAACGACCACTTATTGGATGATGCGAGAGAGTTTTCTTTGTTATTTTGTGACGGAGATTCTTGAAAAAAGTTGCCTTTCGAGTTCTGTTTCTGGTCGTTGCCAAATTTAGGATTACTCGACTTTCCGTTATGTCTGTCACGCCACGTGCTTTTTAGGACAACTGAATCGTCTTCATCACTATCACTGAAAACCACTGGAGAGATTATGCTCGCAGAGGGCAGCCGGCTGGTGTGTGGAGTCTGAGATAATTCACCATTAGATTTCTTGGTTGCTATGAATTAAAAAGGGGAGTAATCATTGCAATACAACAGTAGCAACTGTACAAAACAACAGTGTCCTAAATTAAGAAAAGGTTAAAAAGGAGCGCTCACTTTTTGCACAACCCAATGCTAAACACGTTAGTGATtagttgtaactttttttttttttgtaatttatattttatttccattctaCGTCAGGCAAAGTGTGTAAATTAGTTAACTCTCATAGTGTTATACGCTTAAAGCATGCACGTGTGCCACGCTGCCAGATAAAATAGCAAAGACACACTCTAACCTAatccgttccagaaggctgtttgagAACGGATTTGTTTGAAAACTGAAATCAAGATTTTCCATAAGAATTCATGTAAATTAGATGAATCCGTTCCAGAtccccaaaattacagcattttaacacaaattgTACAGTACCATACATGCATAAAAAtcataaagaaaaacaataaacacaatgtaaatgaaatgaaaatgtaacttcactATACCCGTCAGCTCTGTTTCACTTTGTCTAGTGCTAGGAGGCCAATGTGTCATACCAACGAGGTTCCAACAAGGTTAACACCATGtgattgtattctaatacagagTTTTGTTCGGGTACCAAGACATTTTTTCTCAAATTTTATGTTTGAATACTGAATTGTTCAGGTAAGGGAGTGTTCTGgttccgaggttccactatattattacctgAACTTCATTGGAAGGGATAGTTCCTGTTTAGAGGTTAAACTGCCTTCTACCTAGTGTATGATAAAAATGCAGCTAATGTTTTATACCGTTGTTTCTCGACTACCACTTACCAGTTACACTTTTTGTGCCTTTTTGATTTTTGGGGAAGAAGGAGGTAAAATCGTCTTCATCAGAATCTACAATGAACTTTTTtacactaaaaaaagaaaaagaaaactgcaTACTTTTCTTAAAAGCAATTACGgtaaacacataaaaaaacaattattaaacCTTGAGAATGCTTTACTGCAAAGCTGAGATATAAAATTGGTATCAATATCACATTAAGGGCAAAAGAGAAAGGACAGGTCAACGGTTTATAGCCATTATCACAGGAACAGCACAAATAAGCATAGAAATAGTACAAATTAAACAAACATTGGGTTTTATTTCAAAGTACTAGGGAAATGGTGCTGGACAATGGTATGGTAGTGAATGGGATTAATAAGAGCATCATTATCTACAAGTCCAGCTGGGTGAAAAGGTTTTAACAATCACACAGCCACAACTATGTGAAATAGAATGCATTGGAAGGATTCCAAATTAATACTGGTATACTGTAGTCATAATAAAACCATGAAAAGCAATCTAAACATTATAACCAGGACTATATCTGTAGTATTCTCTAAACACACGTTgaggtgtgatatatatatattttagtgatCGGGGATCACGAAACTTAGATAATGGATGAGGAAATGAAACATGCAAATGATGCCAAGTTGTGGCAAAAATCTAAATGGTGAGCTCACCTACCAAGCCTGTACCCAAGCAGCGGAAAAGAGGCAGAAGCTCCTAACCGGGACTGCGACACAACGCCAAGGGCTCTCCAGGGCAGCGTGCAtcgcccagaagggattggataaGCACTGGCAATGACTCTGGGTCTGTCGGGCACACCTTGTTAGAGCTGGACTTACCCACCTTCCCACTCGACACAAGCACTGCTCCCTGCAAACCGGCTAACCGTCATGTACCACCCTCTGGACTGCTATCATCTCACCCCTTTGATGAAGAGGCACAAATAACTGTTTTCTGATCGACCAGGCGAGGTTGCATGGCATGTAATTGTTATTAATAATGTTAGAACTAATGTATGTTTGCATGTTATGGCTAACGAGACCTTCTGTAATTATACAACGCAAAAGCAACAGAATGAGACTGTGGCATACCTCCTGCGGGGGTAGGCTGACCGGGACTCTGGACACAACTGATGCCCCATACGGTTTATATCCGCAAATGTTATAGCTtttcctgtttgttttttttcatttgacgTTTCCCTTATACTTTTATGTTATGCTCTACAACTGTTTA
This DNA window, taken from Pelobates fuscus isolate aPelFus1 chromosome 9, aPelFus1.pri, whole genome shotgun sequence, encodes the following:
- the GCNA gene encoding germ cell nuclear acidic protein yields the protein MATESLSLLERISSRLGPMDRKAKQTSFKTGGSLSLDCDEADSPTPPPCVQELLMSDSDTEIAPVDDYIRSFGNLNLKSAREKTRSPVRILESSDDDFENFLVKLKTPKPRTSKKPSNNQTGSVKKFIVDSDEDDFTSFFPKNQKGTKSVTATKKSNGELSQTPHTSRLPSASIISPVVFSDSDEDDSVVLKSTWRDRHNGKSSNPKFGNDQKQNSKGNFFQESPSQNNKENSLASSNKWSLEGRDAGGKAGGGGIPKFHSSSSDEEFESLVERIKNRTKSQTPSSTVTKAVFRHPPATEPAKVPCIDLTNQSTNVKVQRPKSFTGAPSSSPYFLPEKTDRGSLRPVEKPRSSSVKASCKVADCFLQELSCPNSLYAKSFKQKKEQLTARLYTLYNSTIFAEKLPVNMEIVWNKKMRKTAGYCVTGQKKIPALHRYARIELSEKVCDSADRLRDTLIHEICHAATWLINGVRDGHGQFWRFYAGKATHIHPELPMVTRCHSYEINYKYTYECSRCKNTIGRHSKSLDTEKFVCALCKGKLVLMGSTRKDGSPACSQLTPFAKFVKENYGSAKKEMAGMSHAEVMRKLGADFSTKTKLAN